Proteins from a genomic interval of Prevotella sp. E13-27:
- a CDS encoding carbon starvation protein A, with protein MITFVLSLVALIVGYMIYGRIVERVFAPDDRETPAVAKADGVDFIVLPSWKIFMIQFLNIAGTGPIFGAIMGAKFGPAAYLWIVLGCIFAGATHDYLSGMLSMRNGGAGQPELVGKYLGLTTKRIMLVFSVFLLMMVAAVFVYSPALIMGKLCSDDLMWVYIWCGIIFVYYIIATMLPIDKIIGRIYPLFAISMLFMAVALMAVLFIKWPSLPELYDGIYGEGFTTPIFPALFITIACGAISGFHATQTPLMARCVKNEKMGRPMFYGAMITEGLVALIWATVSMYFFYGGAAQELGLPTTLQAPEVVTEVSKGWLGTFGGILAMLGVVAAPITSGDTALRSARLIIAEFIHLEQKSFMNRIWICIPLFGITFLLLYFNIENPDGFNVIWSYFGWSNQTLAVFTLWAITVYLVREKKCFWITLLPALFMTVVCSSFLMVSPNAFNFEMNIGYIVGASALAVAVVWFLLWHRAEMKRLNK; from the coding sequence ATGATTACTTTTGTATTAAGTCTTGTCGCTTTGATCGTGGGCTACATGATTTATGGACGTATCGTAGAGCGCGTTTTCGCACCTGACGACCGTGAGACTCCTGCTGTGGCAAAGGCAGACGGAGTGGACTTTATTGTTCTTCCTTCATGGAAGATTTTCATGATTCAGTTTCTGAATATCGCTGGAACAGGTCCCATCTTTGGTGCCATCATGGGTGCTAAGTTTGGTCCTGCTGCCTATTTGTGGATTGTCCTTGGTTGCATCTTTGCAGGAGCCACCCATGACTATCTTTCAGGCATGCTCTCCATGCGTAACGGAGGTGCTGGCCAGCCAGAGCTCGTGGGCAAATATCTTGGATTAACGACAAAGAGGATAATGCTCGTCTTCTCAGTATTCCTATTGATGATGGTGGCAGCGGTGTTTGTCTATAGTCCTGCCCTGATTATGGGAAAGCTCTGTAGCGATGACCTTATGTGGGTATATATATGGTGTGGCATAATCTTTGTCTATTACATCATTGCAACGATGCTGCCTATTGACAAGATTATTGGTCGCATCTATCCTCTCTTTGCAATATCAATGCTGTTCATGGCTGTAGCGCTGATGGCTGTGCTCTTCATTAAGTGGCCATCGCTTCCAGAACTCTATGACGGCATCTATGGAGAAGGCTTTACCACTCCTATATTCCCAGCACTCTTCATAACCATTGCCTGTGGCGCCATAAGTGGCTTCCATGCTACTCAGACTCCGCTGATGGCTCGTTGCGTGAAAAATGAGAAGATGGGACGCCCCATGTTCTATGGAGCAATGATTACTGAAGGACTCGTAGCCCTTATCTGGGCAACGGTGTCCATGTATTTCTTCTATGGTGGCGCAGCTCAGGAATTGGGCTTGCCGACAACCCTTCAGGCACCAGAGGTGGTGACTGAGGTAAGCAAGGGCTGGCTTGGCACATTCGGAGGAATCCTCGCTATGCTTGGTGTTGTAGCAGCTCCTATAACAAGTGGTGACACAGCTCTTCGCTCTGCTCGTCTCATCATAGCAGAGTTCATTCACTTGGAGCAGAAATCTTTCATGAACCGCATTTGGATTTGCATACCATTATTTGGCATTACTTTCCTGCTTCTCTATTTCAATATTGAGAATCCTGACGGATTCAACGTCATCTGGAGCTATTTCGGATGGAGCAACCAGACATTGGCTGTGTTCACGCTATGGGCTATAACAGTATATCTCGTTAGGGAGAAGAAATGTTTCTGGATAACCCTTCTTCCTGCGCTGTTCATGACGGTGGTTTGCTCATCGTTCCTCATGGTGTCGCCAAATGCCTTCAACTTTGAAATGAACATTGGATATATCGTTGGTGCCTCTGCCTTAGCTGTTGCTGTGGTGTGGTTCCTCTTATGGCACAGAGCAGAAATGAAAAGACTAAATAAATAG
- a CDS encoding TonB-dependent receptor, with translation MKRLFLLMTVLLVAVVSIQAQHTVTGNVIDSDEKQPVIQATVSLLKTDSTLVANAVTNVNGVFTVTAKENGNHLLRVTYVGYKTVYKKVVVGDKPVHVGTMTIAPDAVMLKGAEVVKHLAKVTTKDDTIIFNAAAYRTPEGSVVEELVKKLPGAEIGDDGSIKINGKTVQKIKVDGREFMTGDTKTAIKNLPTSIVDRIKTYDEKSDLSRVTGIDDGNEQLVLDFGLKRGMNRGMFANIDVAAGTKDRYSARGMAAMMKDEWRVMGFGNMNNTNDMGFGGGGGGGRFGGGGRNGLQASKMGAVNFNYEDPKKLKWDGSVRWNHSDGDVWSRRSSENFVAKTGSFSESLNQNFSRSNSWNAQMRVEWTPDTLWNFSLRPTWSYSTNDGSSTSGSATFSSDPYTYTTSTNDIASIVSTMLGLDSTFVVNQRQNGSLSYSDSKRFGGTLQINRKLGSTGRNITFQSGLNYSEGASESFSRSLVNLYQLATGDSTYQRNRYNVTPQKNYNYNVRLTYSEPIFKATFLQFSYNFQYSFTKSDRSTYDFWNESDPTRRYDMSAISPDYRQWGMVFNALGGHTYDEFLDTSLSRFSQYKNYTHTAEIMLRVIREKYNFNVGVQVVPQASEFTYRYLSTDTVTNRTVVNWSPTANFRWKLSERGNMRFEYRGNTSQPSMSDLLPITDNSDPLHITSGNPGLKPSFTQRLSWRYNDFFERHQQFIFANINFSTTSNAVANMVKYDPTTGGSTSRPENINGNWNIGSNLTFNTALDTIGRYNINTSTDASYANRAGYIDINRDGNISKMTTQTTTLAERLGASYRNDWFEFEVNGRVQYNYSYNALQPNSNLNTWNFNYGFNTTLQAPWGMQFTTSLNMSSRRGFSDAAANTNELIWNAQISQSFLTGKPLSIRLEFYDILRQQSNFSRAIDAMSRTDNWYNSINSYVMLHATYRLNLFGTKEMRQSMRMGPGGPDGGRGGNRGGNRGGNRGGTRGGGFPGGGFGGPGRF, from the coding sequence ATGAAACGACTATTTCTGCTTATGACTGTCTTGCTTGTGGCAGTAGTTTCTATTCAGGCACAACACACCGTCACTGGTAATGTTATTGACAGCGACGAGAAACAACCCGTAATACAAGCCACCGTTTCGCTGTTGAAGACCGACAGCACCCTTGTTGCCAATGCTGTTACCAACGTCAATGGCGTGTTCACCGTTACGGCAAAGGAAAATGGAAATCACCTTCTTCGTGTTACCTATGTCGGCTACAAGACCGTTTACAAGAAAGTGGTTGTAGGCGACAAGCCAGTTCATGTTGGCACCATGACCATAGCTCCCGATGCTGTGATGCTTAAGGGTGCCGAGGTTGTTAAGCACCTGGCCAAGGTTACCACTAAGGACGATACCATCATCTTCAATGCTGCCGCCTATCGCACACCCGAAGGCTCCGTTGTAGAGGAACTTGTGAAGAAGCTCCCTGGTGCTGAGATTGGCGACGACGGAAGCATCAAGATCAACGGCAAGACCGTTCAGAAGATTAAGGTCGATGGACGCGAGTTCATGACCGGCGACACCAAGACCGCCATCAAGAACCTGCCAACATCCATTGTTGACCGCATCAAGACCTACGATGAGAAGAGCGACCTGAGCCGTGTGACAGGTATCGACGATGGCAATGAGCAGCTCGTGCTCGACTTCGGACTGAAGCGTGGCATGAACCGTGGCATGTTTGCCAACATCGATGTTGCCGCAGGCACCAAGGACCGCTATTCAGCTCGCGGCATGGCAGCCATGATGAAAGACGAGTGGCGCGTCATGGGCTTTGGCAATATGAATAACACCAACGACATGGGCTTCGGCGGTGGCGGCGGTGGCGGACGCTTTGGCGGAGGCGGTCGCAACGGTCTGCAGGCCTCTAAGATGGGAGCTGTGAACTTTAACTACGAAGACCCGAAGAAGCTGAAATGGGACGGCTCCGTGCGCTGGAACCATAGCGACGGCGATGTGTGGAGCCGCCGTTCATCAGAGAACTTCGTTGCCAAGACCGGATCGTTTTCAGAGTCTTTGAACCAGAACTTCTCTCGCTCTAACTCATGGAATGCCCAGATGCGCGTTGAGTGGACGCCCGACACCCTGTGGAACTTCAGCCTCCGTCCTACATGGAGCTACTCCACAAACGACGGCTCTTCTACCAGCGGCTCTGCCACATTCAGCAGCGATCCCTACACATACACCACTTCCACTAACGACATTGCCTCCATCGTGTCAACGATGCTTGGCCTTGACTCCACCTTCGTGGTCAACCAGCGTCAGAACGGAAGTCTCTCCTACAGCGACTCAAAGCGCTTCGGAGGAACTCTCCAGATAAACCGCAAGCTGGGCAGCACTGGTCGTAACATCACCTTCCAGTCAGGCTTGAACTACAGCGAAGGTGCCTCAGAGTCGTTCTCGCGCAGCCTCGTGAACCTGTACCAGTTGGCCACAGGCGACTCTACCTACCAGCGCAATCGCTACAACGTTACACCTCAGAAGAACTACAACTATAACGTTCGCCTCACTTATAGCGAGCCCATCTTCAAGGCCACGTTCCTGCAGTTCAGCTATAACTTCCAGTACAGCTTCACTAAGAGCGACCGCTCTACTTATGACTTCTGGAACGAGAGCGACCCCACCCGCCGCTATGACATGTCGGCCATTTCACCCGACTACCGCCAGTGGGGCATGGTGTTCAACGCTCTCGGAGGCCACACCTACGACGAGTTCCTCGACACGAGCCTGAGCCGATTCTCACAGTATAAGAACTATACTCATACAGCCGAGATCATGCTCCGTGTCATTCGCGAGAAATATAACTTCAACGTTGGCGTTCAGGTAGTGCCACAGGCATCAGAGTTCACCTACCGCTACCTCTCTACCGACACCGTCACCAATCGCACCGTTGTCAACTGGAGTCCAACAGCCAACTTCCGCTGGAAGCTCAGCGAGCGCGGCAACATGCGCTTCGAGTATCGCGGAAATACCAGTCAGCCGTCTATGAGCGACCTGCTGCCTATCACCGACAACAGCGACCCTCTCCACATCACAAGTGGTAACCCGGGGTTGAAGCCATCGTTCACCCAGCGTTTGTCTTGGCGCTACAACGACTTCTTTGAGCGTCATCAGCAGTTCATCTTCGCCAACATCAATTTCTCTACCACGAGCAACGCTGTTGCCAATATGGTCAAATATGATCCCACTACCGGTGGAAGCACGTCGCGTCCTGAGAACATCAACGGCAACTGGAACATTGGCAGCAATCTCACCTTCAATACTGCCCTCGACACCATTGGCCGCTATAACATCAACACCTCTACCGATGCCAGCTATGCCAACCGTGCAGGCTATATCGACATCAATCGCGATGGCAACATAAGCAAGATGACCACCCAGACCACCACCCTCGCTGAACGTCTTGGTGCCAGCTACCGCAACGACTGGTTCGAGTTCGAGGTCAACGGCCGCGTGCAGTACAACTACTCTTACAACGCTCTGCAGCCCAACTCTAACCTCAACACGTGGAACTTCAACTACGGCTTCAATACCACTCTTCAGGCACCTTGGGGCATGCAGTTCACCACTTCGCTCAACATGTCGTCACGTCGTGGATTCAGCGATGCTGCTGCCAACACCAACGAGCTCATCTGGAACGCCCAGATCTCACAGAGCTTCCTCACGGGTAAGCCGCTCTCTATTCGTCTTGAGTTCTACGACATCCTGCGTCAGCAGTCTAACTTCTCGCGCGCCATCGATGCCATGTCGCGTACCGATAACTGGTACAACTCTATCAATAGCTACGTCATGCTCCACGCCACCTATCGTCTGAACCTCTTCGGTACAAAGGAGATGCGTCAGTCCATGCGCATGGGTCCTGGCGGTCCTGACGGAGGTCGTGGTGGTAATCGTGGTGGTAATCGCGGAGGCAACCGTGGCGGCACTCGTGGAGGAGGCTTCCCTGGCGGTGGCTTCGGAGGTCCTGGCCGTTTCTAA
- the mutA gene encoding methylmalonyl-CoA mutase small subunit yields the protein MMANREKLFTEFAAPTRQEWLDKIEVDLKGADFQKRLVWRTNEGFNVQPFYRREDLEGLKTPDALPGEFPFVRGNKKDSNEWYIRQNIEVDDPKAANAKALDILNKGIDSLGFHIPGKLVSMDTVETLLDGIYCECIEVNFSTCQRHSLELAEILKTYWTKKGYDKEKIVGSIEWDPMRKIVMTGKDVTPVLAFGPKLAESLKEYPNFRSISVHSDALNNAGAYIVQELGYALAWGNEYLQQLTDAGVDADLAAKSIKFNMGVSENYFMEIAKFRAARLLWAQIVKQYEPKCDCACKMIINATTSTYNQTLFDSYVNLLRSQTEAMSAALGSVHSMVVTPFDAPYEEATDFSERIARNQQLIIKEESHFDRIVDPGAGSYYIEHLTNALAQEAWKIFLKVEEEGGFLAAIKAGTVQDDINATNVKRHGDAAKRKEFILGTNQFPNFTEKSEGKRAYKHHCSCGGVHHQGEETVAFKGIESTRLAADFEDLRIHTEETKVPVAFMLTIGNLAMRQARAQFSCNFLACAGYKVIDNLGFKTVEEGVDAALEAKADIIVICSSDDEYAEYAIPAFKYLNGRAMFVVAGAPACMEDLKAAGIENYIHVKCNVLDTLKEYNKKLGI from the coding sequence ATTATGGCAAACAGAGAAAAACTTTTTACAGAGTTTGCTGCACCGACTCGCCAGGAATGGCTTGACAAGATTGAGGTTGACTTGAAGGGAGCCGACTTTCAGAAACGCTTGGTGTGGAGAACTAACGAAGGATTCAATGTTCAGCCTTTCTATCGTCGTGAAGACTTGGAAGGCTTGAAAACACCTGACGCTCTGCCAGGTGAGTTTCCATTTGTTCGTGGAAACAAGAAGGACTCTAACGAGTGGTATATACGTCAGAATATCGAGGTTGATGACCCGAAGGCTGCTAATGCCAAGGCACTCGACATCCTGAACAAGGGTATAGACTCTCTTGGCTTCCACATTCCAGGCAAGCTGGTTTCCATGGATACCGTTGAGACGCTGCTCGATGGCATCTATTGCGAGTGCATAGAGGTAAACTTCTCTACCTGTCAGCGCCATTCGCTTGAGCTTGCTGAAATCCTCAAGACCTATTGGACAAAGAAGGGTTACGACAAGGAAAAGATTGTTGGCTCGATAGAGTGGGATCCCATGAGGAAGATTGTGATGACAGGTAAGGATGTAACGCCTGTGCTCGCCTTTGGTCCTAAGCTGGCTGAGTCGCTCAAGGAGTATCCCAACTTCCGCAGTATTAGCGTTCATAGCGATGCACTTAACAATGCAGGTGCCTACATCGTTCAGGAGTTAGGCTATGCGTTGGCTTGGGGTAACGAGTATCTGCAGCAGCTTACCGATGCAGGCGTAGATGCTGACCTTGCAGCAAAGAGCATCAAGTTTAACATGGGCGTCAGCGAGAACTATTTCATGGAGATTGCTAAGTTCCGCGCTGCCCGCCTGCTCTGGGCTCAGATTGTGAAGCAGTACGAGCCTAAGTGCGACTGTGCTTGCAAGATGATTATCAATGCTACCACCTCAACGTACAATCAAACATTGTTTGATTCCTACGTCAACCTTCTCCGTTCGCAGACCGAGGCTATGAGTGCTGCCCTGGGTAGTGTTCACTCGATGGTGGTAACACCATTTGATGCTCCTTACGAGGAGGCCACCGACTTCTCAGAGCGTATCGCCCGCAACCAGCAGCTCATCATCAAGGAGGAGAGCCATTTCGACCGTATCGTCGATCCAGGTGCAGGTTCTTATTATATTGAGCACCTCACCAATGCTTTGGCTCAGGAGGCTTGGAAGATTTTCCTCAAAGTTGAAGAAGAAGGAGGTTTCCTTGCAGCTATTAAGGCAGGTACTGTGCAAGACGATATCAATGCTACCAATGTTAAGCGTCATGGAGATGCTGCAAAGCGTAAGGAGTTTATCCTTGGTACCAACCAGTTCCCTAACTTCACTGAGAAGAGCGAAGGTAAGCGTGCCTACAAGCACCATTGCAGCTGTGGCGGTGTGCATCATCAGGGCGAGGAGACAGTTGCTTTCAAGGGTATCGAAAGCACCCGTTTGGCTGCCGACTTCGAGGATTTGCGCATTCATACTGAGGAAACAAAGGTGCCCGTAGCCTTCATGCTTACCATTGGTAATCTGGCCATGCGTCAGGCTCGTGCACAGTTCTCGTGCAACTTCCTGGCTTGCGCTGGATATAAGGTTATCGACAACCTTGGCTTCAAGACAGTAGAAGAGGGCGTTGATGCTGCTCTCGAGGCAAAGGCTGATATCATTGTCATCTGTTCTTCTGACGATGAATATGCCGAGTACGCTATCCCTGCCTTTAAATACTTGAATGGACGTGCCATGTTCGTTGTGGCTGGTGCCCCTGCTTGCATGGAAGACCTGAAGGCCGCTGGCATCGAGAACTACATTCATGTTAAGTGTAACGTGCTTGACACTCTCAAAGAGTATAATAAAAAATTAGGTATCTAA
- the scpA gene encoding methylmalonyl-CoA mutase, with protein sequence MRKQFKDIDIYAGIKTQDGAKWIKDNNIEANWKTPEHIEVRPVYTKEDLEGMEHLDFTAGIPPYLRGPYSMMYPFKPWTIRQYAGFSTAEESNAFYRRNLASGQKGLSVAFDLPTHRGYDPDNPRVVGDVGKAGVSICNEENMKVLFSGIPLNKMSVSMTMNGAVLPILAFYIVAGLEQGAQLEEMAGTIQNDILKEFMVRNTYIYPPAFSMKIIADIFEYTSQKMPKFNSISISGYHMQEAGATADIELAYTLADGMDYLRTGVNAGIDVDAFAPRLSFFWAIGMNHFMEIAKMRAGRLLWAKIVKSFGAKNPKSLALRTHSQTSGWSLTEQDPFNNVGRTCIEAMAAVLGHTQSLHTNALDEAIALPTDFSARIARNTQIYIQNETKVCKQIDPWAGSYYVETLTNELVHKAWEHIQEIEKLGGMAKAIETGLPKMRIEEAAARTQARIDSGVQTIVGTNKYRLEHEDPIDILEVDNTAVRKQQEESLKQVRSTRDEAACQAALKAITDCVRDFKEGRKSENNLLDLAVKAAQLRCTLGEISDACEEIVGRYKAVIRTISGVYSSESKNDSEFELACQLTEEFAKKEGRRPRIFVAKMGQDGHDRGAKVVATGYADCGFDVDMGPLFQTPEEAAREAVENDVHIVGASSLAAGHKTLIPQLIEELKKLGREDIMVIAGGVIPAQDYDFLYKAGVAAIFGPGTSVAYSAVTMMKILLDKE encoded by the coding sequence ATGAGAAAACAATTTAAAGATATTGATATCTATGCAGGCATCAAGACTCAGGATGGTGCCAAGTGGATTAAAGACAATAATATTGAGGCCAACTGGAAAACCCCAGAGCACATCGAGGTTCGCCCAGTTTATACAAAGGAAGATCTTGAGGGTATGGAGCACCTCGACTTTACAGCTGGTATCCCTCCATATCTGCGTGGTCCGTATTCGATGATGTACCCCTTCAAGCCCTGGACCATCCGTCAGTATGCCGGATTCTCTACAGCTGAAGAGTCAAATGCATTCTATCGCCGTAATTTGGCTTCTGGTCAGAAAGGTCTGTCTGTAGCATTCGACCTGCCTACTCATCGCGGTTACGACCCTGACAACCCACGTGTTGTGGGCGATGTAGGTAAGGCTGGCGTATCAATCTGTAACGAGGAGAACATGAAGGTGCTCTTCAGCGGTATCCCCTTGAACAAGATGTCGGTTTCTATGACCATGAACGGTGCCGTGCTGCCTATCCTGGCATTCTACATCGTAGCAGGTCTGGAGCAGGGCGCTCAATTAGAAGAAATGGCAGGTACCATTCAGAACGATATTCTGAAGGAGTTCATGGTGCGTAACACCTATATCTATCCCCCTGCATTCTCAATGAAGATTATCGCCGATATCTTCGAATATACCTCGCAGAAGATGCCTAAGTTCAACAGCATCTCTATCTCAGGTTATCACATGCAGGAGGCTGGTGCTACTGCCGATATCGAGTTGGCTTACACCTTGGCCGATGGTATGGACTACCTGCGTACTGGTGTTAATGCTGGTATCGATGTGGATGCTTTCGCACCTCGTCTCTCGTTCTTCTGGGCTATTGGTATGAACCACTTCATGGAGATTGCCAAGATGCGTGCTGGCCGACTGTTGTGGGCTAAGATTGTGAAGAGCTTCGGTGCTAAGAATCCTAAGTCGCTGGCCCTGCGTACCCACTCACAGACATCAGGTTGGTCATTGACAGAGCAGGACCCCTTCAACAACGTGGGCCGTACCTGTATCGAGGCTATGGCAGCTGTGCTGGGTCATACTCAGTCGCTCCATACCAACGCCCTCGACGAGGCTATCGCTCTGCCTACCGACTTCTCGGCTCGTATCGCTCGTAACACCCAGATCTATATTCAGAACGAGACTAAGGTGTGCAAGCAGATTGACCCATGGGCAGGTTCTTATTATGTTGAGACTCTGACCAACGAACTGGTTCACAAGGCTTGGGAGCATATCCAGGAGATTGAGAAACTGGGCGGTATGGCTAAGGCCATTGAGACTGGTCTGCCAAAGATGCGTATCGAGGAGGCTGCAGCCCGTACTCAGGCTCGTATTGATAGTGGCGTCCAGACCATCGTTGGTACCAACAAGTATCGCTTGGAGCACGAGGATCCTATCGATATCCTCGAGGTAGATAACACCGCTGTACGCAAGCAGCAGGAAGAGAGCCTTAAGCAGGTTCGCTCTACTCGCGACGAGGCCGCTTGTCAGGCTGCACTCAAGGCAATCACGGATTGTGTCCGCGATTTCAAGGAAGGTCGCAAGTCAGAGAATAACCTTCTCGACCTTGCTGTCAAGGCCGCTCAGCTGCGTTGTACTCTGGGTGAGATTTCAGATGCCTGCGAAGAGATCGTAGGTCGTTATAAAGCAGTAATTAGAACTATTTCAGGCGTGTATTCATCAGAAAGTAAGAACGACAGCGAATTTGAGTTGGCTTGTCAGCTCACGGAAGAGTTCGCTAAGAAGGAAGGTCGCCGTCCGCGTATCTTTGTTGCAAAGATGGGACAGGACGGTCACGACCGCGGTGCAAAGGTTGTAGCTACTGGCTATGCTGACTGTGGCTTTGATGTTGACATGGGACCATTGTTCCAGACACCAGAGGAAGCCGCACGTGAGGCAGTAGAGAACGATGTTCATATTGTAGGCGCTTCATCGCTTGCAGCTGGACATAAAACACTCATTCCTCAGCTCATTGAAGAGTTGAAGAAGCTCGGTCGCGAGGATATCATGGTTATTGCCGGAGGCGTTATTCCTGCGCAAGACTACGATTTCCTCTACAAGGCTGGTGTTGCTGCCATCTTCGGTCCTGGCACAAGTGTTGCCTATAGTGCCGTGACAATGATGAAGATTCTCCTTGACAAGGAGTAA
- a CDS encoding smalltalk protein: MKNETWKFILQMLAAILTAIATSLGVQSCMTMM; this comes from the coding sequence ATGAAGAACGAAACGTGGAAATTTATTTTGCAGATGCTCGCGGCGATACTTACCGCGATAGCAACAAGCCTCGGAGTGCAAAGCTGCATGACGATGATGTAA
- the nadC gene encoding carboxylating nicotinate-nucleotide diphosphorylase produces MLSVEELVDRLIDLSFAEDIGDGDHTTLCCIPEDAMGKSHLLIKEDGILAGVEIAKEVFRRFDPEMKVEVLMGDGSHVKKGDIAMIVSGRIRSLLQTERLMLNIMQRMSGIATMTARYVERLKGTGTRVLDTRKTTPGMRMLEKQAVKIGGGCNHRIGLFDMILLKDNHVDFAGGITNAIDRCHKYLEEKGLNLKIEIEVRSFDELNQVLEHGGVDRIMLDNFSVADTKKAVDIINHRFETESSGGITFDTIRDYAEQGVDFISVGALTHSVKGLDMSFKAC; encoded by the coding sequence ATGCTTTCAGTAGAAGAATTAGTTGACAGACTTATTGACCTGTCGTTTGCAGAAGATATTGGCGATGGCGACCACACCACGCTATGTTGTATTCCTGAAGATGCAATGGGCAAATCCCACTTGCTCATAAAGGAAGATGGTATTCTCGCAGGCGTTGAGATTGCCAAGGAAGTGTTCCGCAGATTTGACCCTGAGATGAAGGTCGAGGTACTCATGGGCGATGGCTCTCATGTTAAGAAGGGCGACATTGCTATGATTGTTAGCGGACGCATTCGTTCACTTCTTCAGACAGAACGTCTCATGCTTAACATCATGCAGCGCATGAGTGGTATTGCCACCATGACAGCACGCTATGTAGAGCGCCTGAAAGGTACTGGCACACGAGTGCTTGATACTCGCAAGACTACTCCAGGCATGCGTATGCTTGAGAAACAGGCAGTAAAGATTGGTGGTGGCTGCAACCATCGCATTGGTCTTTTCGACATGATCCTGTTGAAAGACAACCATGTTGACTTTGCAGGTGGCATAACTAACGCCATAGACCGTTGCCACAAGTATCTCGAAGAGAAGGGACTGAACCTTAAGATTGAGATTGAGGTGCGTTCTTTCGACGAGCTCAATCAGGTTCTCGAACATGGTGGCGTGGATCGTATCATGCTTGACAACTTCTCCGTGGCTGACACAAAGAAGGCTGTTGACATCATAAATCATCGCTTTGAGACAGAGTCGAGTGGGGGAATCACCTTTGACACCATTCGCGATTATGCTGAACAGGGCGTTGACTTCATATCCGTAGGAGCGCTGACACATAGTGTCAAGGGTCTGGATATGAGCTTCAAAGCTTGCTAA
- a CDS encoding outer membrane beta-barrel protein yields MKKKFLMMLLALTMSATSFAQFEQGKKYVSTSLSGANLHFTGAEKWKFDLNAKVGYMIEDNWMALAQLEYGYRKYEPNTLMMGVGARYYIVENGLFLGAGANYCHRGVVGAPIDDFIPTVHIGYAFFINKTVTIEPEFYYNQSLKDHSNFSDVGIRIGLGLYLDEIFGF; encoded by the coding sequence ATGAAAAAGAAATTTTTAATGATGCTTTTGGCTTTGACTATGTCAGCCACATCGTTCGCTCAGTTTGAACAGGGTAAGAAATATGTTAGTACCAGCCTTTCAGGCGCCAATCTTCATTTCACAGGTGCTGAGAAATGGAAGTTCGACTTAAACGCCAAGGTAGGTTATATGATAGAAGACAACTGGATGGCGCTGGCACAATTGGAATATGGCTATCGTAAGTATGAGCCAAACACTCTCATGATGGGTGTTGGAGCACGTTACTATATCGTTGAGAACGGACTGTTCCTTGGCGCAGGTGCAAACTATTGTCATCGTGGCGTGGTAGGCGCTCCTATTGACGACTTCATTCCTACTGTCCACATTGGCTATGCCTTTTTCATTAACAAGACGGTTACCATAGAGCCTGAGTTCTACTATAACCAGAGCCTTAAGGACCACAGCAACTTCAGCGACGTAGGCATTCGCATTGGCCTTGGCTTGTATCTTGATGAAATCTTCGGATTCTAA